The Fragaria vesca subsp. vesca linkage group LG2, FraVesHawaii_1.0, whole genome shotgun sequence genome includes a window with the following:
- the LOC101307653 gene encoding NPL4-like protein 2-like has translation MLLRIRSRDGLERLTVDNPNATVGELKSLIQNNLRIPLENQTLSTNQNLLLAKTADDLTRFVDMANPNTPLAALNLGHGSIVFLAYEGERTVAGPNFHPAGSFGRKMTMDDLIAKQMKVTRQETPHCELVSFDRDCANAFQHYVNDTLAFAVKRGGFMYGTVSEEGKVEVDFIYEPPQQGTEENLTFFRDPEEEKAVEAIALGLGMRRVGFIFTQTVGQDKKDYTLSNREVLQAAEFHAESELKEWVTAMVKLEVNEDGAADVHFEAFQMSDMCIRLFKEGWFETEIGEDQDPKLSKMKKDVVVGVKDTREVDNDFFLVVVKIFDHQGPLSSTFPIENRITPVTLGALKTHLDRAKSLPYVKRIADFHLMLLLARILDVNADIPALAACVHTQSAIPEGYQLLIESMANAS, from the exons ATGTTGCTCAGAATTCGAAGCAGAGACGGCCTGGAACGCCTCACAGTCGACAACCCAAACGCGACAGTGGGCGAGCTCAAATCCCTGATTCAAAACAATCTTCGAATCCCTCTAGAAAACCAAACCCTCTCCACCAATCAAAACCTTCTGTTGGCGAAGACCGCCGACGACCTCACTCGCTTCGTCGACATGGCTAATCCGAACACTCCTCTCGCGGCGCTCAACCTGGGCCACGGCTCGATTGTGTTCTTGGCCTACGAGGGGGAACGCACCGTCGCCGGGCCCAATTTCCACCCGGCGGGGTCGTTCGGCCGGAAGATGACCATGGACGACCTCATCGCCAAGCAGATGAAGGTCACGCGCCAGGAGACTCCGCATTGCGAGCTCGTCTCGTTCGATCGCGACTGCGCCAACGCGTTCCAGCACTACGTGAACGACACGCTCGCCTTCGCCGTCAAGCGCGGCGGGTTCATGTACGGCACGGTGTCGGAGGAGGGGAAAGTGGAGGTGGATTTCATCTACGAGCCGCCGCAGCAGGGGACGGAGGAGAATCTGACGTTTTTCCGGGACCCGGAGGAGGAGAAGGCGGTGGAGGCGATTGCGTTGGGGTTGGGGATGAGGCGGGTAGGGTTTATATTCACTCAGACGGTTGGGCAGGACAAGAAGGACTATACATTGTCGAATAGGGAGGTGCTGCAGGCTGCGGAGTTTCATGCCGAGAGTGAGCTCAAGGAGTGGGTGACTGCAATGGTGAAGCTGGAGGTGAATGAGGATGGTGCTGCTGATGTGCATTTCGAAGCTTTTCAGATGAGTGATATGTGCATTAGGTTGTTTAAGGAGGGGTGGTTCGAGACTGAGATTGGGGAGGATCAGGATCCGAAGCTGTCCAAGATGAAGAAGGATGTTGTTGTCGGAGTGAAGGATACTAGAGAAGTGGACAATGATTTCTTCTTGGTGGTGGTAAAGATCTTCGATCACCAG GGGCCTCTTTCATCCACCTTTCCCATTGAGAATCGTATCACCCCAGTGACGTTGGGGGCTCTGAAAACCCATCTGGACCGTGCTAAGAGTCTTCCATATGTGAAGCGAATTGCAGATTTTCATTTGATGCTTTTACTTGCAAGGATTTTAGACGTGAATGCTGATATTCCTGCTTTGGCTGCATGTGTCCATACACAGTCGGCTATACCAGAAGGCTACCAGTTACTAATCGAGTCGATGGCCAATGCTTCTTGA
- the LOC101307949 gene encoding uncharacterized protein LOC101307949: MTGIVMVTRGGGCGGGGGGGGCKEVKKSAAEEQSQVSLVDVLLAAVRKSMVACRVERGEEVISAVNNTMEIGWPTNVQHVTHVTFDRFNGFLGLPVEFEVEVPGRVPSASANVFGVSAESMQLSFDSNGNSVPTILLLMQERLYSQGGLKAEGIFRINPENSKEEFVRNQLNRGIVPDDIDVHCLAGLIKAWFRELPSGVLDGLSPEEVLQCNTEEESFELVKQLKPTEAALLNWAIGLMADVVQEEELNKMNARNIAMVFAPNMTQMSDPLTALMHAVQVMNLLKTLIMKTLRERAETDETGGYSPMSSCLSDHQSEEDLYSHPDLYSQPDLYSQPDMDATSELRGGLTSDYDENAHYSNSSEDEDEVRPLSDIEECFLRRLDERRTTPNSMEMVNKPTSKSHGEYPSPQSCSSFNTESGTSSVDSKIRNSGLCASYGEDSGKCTDMGSPSGSCSTSKEMDMEDRVVESVSTRPRPLFAST; this comes from the exons ATGACGGGGATCGTAATGGTGACGAGGGGCGGCGGCTGCGGCGGAGGAGGCGGTGGTGGTGGGTGTAAAGAGGTGAAGAAGAGCGCGGCGGAGGAGCAGAGCCAGGTGTCTCTGGTGGATGTTCTGTTGGCGGCGGTGAGGAAGTCGATGGTGGCTTGCCGTGTGGAGAGAGGTGAGGAGGTGATCTCCGCCGTTAATAATACTATGGAGATCGGGTGGCCGACGAATGTGCAGCATGTGACGCATGTGACGTTTGATCGGTTTAATGGGTTTCTGGGTCTGCCGGTGGAGTTTGAGGTTGAGGTTCCTGGTCGGGTTCCGAGTGCTAG TGCAAATGTGTTTGGCGTCTCAGCAGAGTCAATGCAGTTGTCTTTTGATTCAAATGGAAATAGTGTGCCTACTATTCTCTTGCTGATGCAAGAGAGATTATACTCACAAGGAGGATTGAAG GCAGAAGGAATATTCCGTATAAACCCGGAGAACAGCAAAGAGGAGTTTGTGAGAAACCAGTTGAACAGAGGCATTGTGCCTGATGACATTGATGTCCATTGCTTGGCCGGCCTTATCAAAGCCTGGTTTAGAGAACTTCCTTCAGGAGTGCTAGATGGACTATCTCCTGAAGAAGTTCTGCAGTGCAACACAGAAGAGGAATCCTTTGAGCTTGTGAAGCAGTTAAAACCAACTGAGGCTGCATTACTTAATTGGGCTATTGGTCTGATGGCTGATGTTGTTCAGGAAGAAGAACTCAACAAAATGAATGCAAGAAATATTGCTATGGTTTTTGCTCCAAACATGACTCAG ATGTCTGATCCACTAACGGCTTTGATGCATGCTGTTCAAGTGATGAATCTGCTTAAGACCCTGATTATGAAAACACTAAGAGAACGTGCAGAGACTGATGAAACTGGAGGGTATTCACCCATGTCATCTTGTTTATCTGATCATCAATCAGAGGAAGACTTGTATAGTCATCCAGACTTGTATAGTCAGCCAGACTTGTATAGTCAGCCAGATATGGATGCCACCTCTGAATTGAGAGGAGGACTAACATCAGATTATGATGAAAATGCCCACTACAGCAACAGCAGTGAAGATGAAGATGAAGTCCGGCCACTCAGTGACATAGAAGAATGCTTCTTAAGACGATTGGATGAGAGGAGAACCACCCCAAATAGCATGGAAATGGTGAATAAACCAACTAGTAAGTCACATGGTGAGTATCCGAGTCCTCAGAGTTGCTCAAGCTTCAACACGGAATCTGGCACATCTTCTGTTGATAGCAAAATTCGGAATTCTGGTTTGTGTGCAAGTTATGGCGAAGACTCTGGGAAATGCACTGATATGGGGAGCCCTTCAGGATCATGCTCAACCTCGAAGGAAATGGATATGGAGGACAGAGTAGTGGAGTCTGTTTCAACTAGACCTAGGCCATTGTTTGCATCTACATGA
- the LOC101297117 gene encoding uncharacterized protein LOC101297117 produces the protein MTGLVMVTRGGGCGGNFKGVKGGSTKEEEQNQLSLVDFLLSAIRKSMVACRVEQAEDMISAVQNLEIGWPTNVRHITHVTFDRFNGFLGLPVEFEVEIPGRVPSASASVFGVSVDSMQLSFDSKGNSVPTILLLMQERLYAQGGLKAEGIFRINPENGQEEIVRGQLNRGIVPDDVDVHCLSGLIKAWFRELPSGVLDGLSPEHVLQCETEEDCVELVKQLKPTEAALLNWAIDLMADVVEEEEFNKMNARNIAMVFAPNMTQMSDPLTALMHAVQVMNLLKTLITRTLNEREETETGPYSQSPMSSCSSEGQTDEDFDSQQEVESSSEVIKTSPTSDYDENGSSSNNSEDESEVKLLNDIEECLRQLDENKLSTNNLAMLGELTSELQGECFSPQSCSGFNVESATSFTDSKNRDSDSSTSDGEEDSVKSIIAVAQDSDIKNQTSTNEMELVNRSVESVLPMPLAASTESV, from the exons ATGACTGGGCTTGTGATGGTGACGAGGGGAGGAGGGTGCGGTGGTAATTTCAAGGGGGTCAAAGGAGGGTCAACGAAGGAGGAGGAGCAGAACCAGCTCTCGCTGGTGGACTTTCTATTGTCTGCTATAAGGAAATCCATGGTGGCTTGCCGGGTTGAGCAAGCTGAGGATATGATCTCGGCCGTCCAGAACTTGGAGATCGGGTGGCCCACCAATGTCCGGCACATTACGCATGTCACGTTCGACCGGTTCAATGGGTTTCTGGGACTTCCGGTTGAGTTTGAGGTTGAGATTCCTGGTCGTGTTCCAAGTGCCAG TGCAAGTGTGTTTGGAGTCTCAGTTGATTCAATGCAGCTGTCTTTTGATTCAAAAGGGAATAGCGTGCCAACCATTCTGCTTCTAATGCAGGAGAGGTTATATGCACAAGGAGGATTGAAG GCTGAGGGAATATTTCGTATAAACCCAGAGAATGGGCAAGAGGAGATTGTGAGAGGCCAATTGAACAGGGGCATTGTGCCAGATGACGTTGATGTTCATTGTCTGTCTGGTCTGATTAAGGCCTGGTTTCGAGAGCTTCCTTCGGGTGTGCTAGATGGTCTATCCCCTGAACATGTTCTTCAGTGTGAGACAGAAGAGGACTGTGTTGAGCTTGTTAAGCAGTTAAAGCCAACTGAGGCTGCATTGCTCAATTGGGCCATTGATCTGATGGCTGATGTTGTTGAGGAAGAAGAATTCAACAAGATGAATGCAAGAAATATTGCTATGGTTTTCGCTCCAAACATGACTCAG ATGTCTGATCCATTGACGGCTTTGATGCATGCTGTTCAAGTAATGAATTTGCTCAAGACCCTGATTACGAGAACACTTAATGAGCGGGAAGAGACTGAGACCGGACCATATTCACAATCACCTATGTCATCTTGTTCATCTGAGGGTCAAACAGATGAAGACTTTGATAGTCAGCAAGAGGTTGAAAGCAGCTCCGAGGTAATAAAGACTTCACCAACATCAGACTATGATGAAAATGGAAGCAGCAGCAACAACAGTGAAGATGAATCTGAAGTCAAGTTACTGAATGACATAGAAGAATGCTTACGGCAATTGGATGAGAATAAACTGTCGACAAATAACTTGGCAATGTTGGGCGAACTGACTAGCGAGTTGCAGGGTGAGTGTTTCAGTCCTCAGAGTTGCTCCGGCTTCAATGTGGAGTCTGCCACATCCTTTACAGACAGCAAAAATAGGGATTCTGACTCGAGTACAAGTGACGGGGAAGAAGACTCTGTAAAATCTATCATAGCTGTGGCACAGGACTCTGATATAAAAAACCAGACAAGCACAAATGAAATGGAGCTGGTAAACAGGTCTGTGGAGTCCGTTTTGCCTATGCCATTAGCTGCATCTACTGAATCTGTTTGA
- the LOC101308243 gene encoding CUGBP Elav-like family member 1-like, giving the protein MAEVRKERRPPNSEESVKLFVGQVPKHMNEAQLLTMFEEFSLVDEVNIIKDKTTRASRGCCFVICPSREEADKAVNACHNKKTLPGASSPLQVKYADGELERLEHKLFVGMLPKNVSEVEVSDLFSKYGTVKDLQILRGSQQTSKGCAFLKYETKEQALAALEAVNGKHKMEGSSVPLVVKWADTEKERLARRAQKAHSQGANVPNSDSQPPSLFGALPMGYVPSYNGYSYQAPGTYGLMQYRLPALQNQPGFHNMVPPLNQGNALHRIAPDLPPNIAPRNFAMRPSYLGSGYPGVPGLQHPMVYAGGMMSHRPLSASPGSLSPLVMNSNPATSLGTSRSSGGQVEGPPGANLFIYHIPQEFGDQELANAFQAFGRVLSAKVFVDKATGVSKCFGFVSYDSPEAAQSAITVMNGYQLSGKKLKVQLKRDNKQNKSY; this is encoded by the exons ATGGCGGAGGTGAGGAAGGAGAGGCGGCCGCCGAACAGCGAAGAGAGCGTGAAGCTGTTCGTGGGGCAAGTCCCGAAGCACATGAACGAAGCTCAACTCCTCACAATGTTCGAAGAGTTCTCCCTCGTCGACGAGGTCAACATCATCAAGGACAAGACCACGCGCGCGTCTAGAG GGTGTTGCTTTGTGATATGTCCATCTAGAGAGGAAGCAGACAAGGCGGTCAATGCATGTCACAATAAGAAGACCTTGCCTGGG GCATCGAGTCCGTTGCAAGTGAAGTATGCTGATGGCGAGTTGGAAAGATTAG AACATAAGCTCTTTGTCGGTATGCTTCCTAAGAATGTCTCCGAAGTTGAAGTATCCGATCTTTTCTCTAAATACGGAACAGTAAAGGACCTACAGATATTAAGGGGTTCTCAGCAAACAAGCAAAG GCTGTGCGTTTTTAAAGTACGAAACGAAAGAACAAGCACTTGCTGCCCTGGAAGCCGTTAATGGAAAACACAAAATGGAG GGTTCTAGTGTTCCTTTGGTTGTCAAATGGGCAGACACAGAGAAGGAAAGGCTAGCTCGGAGAGCTCAAAAAGCTCATTCTCAGGGTGCTAATGTGCCGAATTCTGATTCACAACCTCCGTCTTTATTTGGAGCCTTACCTATGGGTTATGTTCCCTCATATAATGGTTATAGTTATCAG GCTCCTGGAACTTATGGCCTCATGCAATACCGCTTGCCAGCACTGCAAAATCAACCAGGTTTCCATAATATGGTACCCCCTTTAAATCAAGGAAATGCTTTACACCGAATTGCACCCGACCTTCCTCCCAATATTGCCCCTAGAAATTTCGCTATGCGTCCAAGCTACCTGGGTTCTGGTTATCCTGGGGTTCCAGGTCTTCAGCATCCGATGGTATATGCGGGAGGAATGATGAGTCACCGGCCATTGAGCGCCTCACCTGGCTCGTTGTCACCTTTAGTTATGAACAGTAACCCAGCCACATCCTTAGGCACCAGTAGAAGTTCCGGGGGTCAGGTTGAAG GTCCTCCTGGTGCCAATTTATTTATCTATCACATACCTCAAGAATTTGGAGATCAAGAGCTTGCTAATGCTTTTCAAGCATTTGGTAGGGTTTTGAGTGCCAAGGTTTTTGTTGATAAAGCAACCGGTGTCAGCAAATGTTTTG GATTTGTAAGTTATGATTCACCGGAGGCTGCTCAATCTGCTATCACTGTTATGAATGGATACCAGTTAAGTGGTAAGAAATTAAAGGTTCAGCTTAAGAGAGATAACAAGCAGAACAAATCCTATTAA
- the LOC101297408 gene encoding GDSL esterase/lipase At4g10955-like, protein MNIAQGIVRGSLQSLEAVCKAVCHLVWQPAAVSKAATHEGQIICHTQNLLPAKQSKFESLFSLLDWITGGGRSGGGADKEIAKEKTVVEAKPHHPDDFHVCGPRNVSRPNWRDLIRSSWKNDKYKRSVIACFTHAMYLLEMDRQEKREAASAVAPKWWERFKYKLTKTLVDERDGSIFGAILEWDQSAAFGDFVVMRPSGASRAVLALRGTLLRFPTIRRDIEDDLRYVAWESLKGSVRFGVILKALKSVAEKYGSDNVCIAGHSLGAGFALQVGKALARQGMYVETHLFNPPSVSIAPTLRDIRETAGFVWNRFMSMLHLRNDQSVVEVKQSEVVVGDTERSTIDFGLKKWIPSFSGLMNRSGGLRKWLPHLYVNKSDYICCYYADLDEGIEGNNAGEKKNVCRITNGQVAAKLFVMPKRNQRFLEAHSLEQWWSEDLELQMALRNSKLISRQLRSLYSVPGPQLALAR, encoded by the coding sequence ATGAACATAGCTCAGGGAATCGTAAGAGGCAGTCTGCAGTCGCTAGAAGCCGTTTGCAAGGCCGTCTGTCACTTAGTGTGGCAGCCGGCCGCCGTCTCCAAAGCTGCTACTCATGAAGGGCAGATTATTTGTCACACACAAAATCTCCTCCCCGCAAAACAAAGTAAATTCGAAAGTTTATTCTCCCTCCTGGATTGGATCACCGGAGGCGGACGCAGCGGCGGTGGTGCTGATAAGGAGATAGCCAAGGAGAAAACAGTAGTGGAAGCAAAGCCTCATCATCCGGACGATTTCCATGTCTGTGGTCCTCGCAATGTGTCTCGCCCTAATTGGAGAGACCTGATCAGATCAAGTTGGAAGAACGACAAGTACAAAAGAAGTGTGATTGCTTGCTTCACGCATGCAATGTACTTGCTGGAGATGGATAGACAAGAAAAGAGAGAAGCAGCCTCAGCTGTTGCTCCCAAGTGGTGGGAGCGCTTCAAGTATAAGCTTACCAAGACCCTTGTGGACGAAAGAGATGGATCGATTTTCGGCGCAATTCTGGAATGGGATCAATCTGCAGCATTTGGTGATTTTGTTGTCATGAGACCAAGCGGCGCATCAAGAGCGGTTTTAGCTCTTAGAGGCACATTGCTTAGGTTTCCGACGATTAGAAGGGACATAGAAGATGATCTTCGTTATGTTGCTTGGGAGAGCTTGAAGGGTTCTGTTAGATTTGGAGTCATTTTAAAGGCTTTGAAATCAGTAGCTGAGAAGTATGGAAGTGACAATGTGTGCATTGCTGGCCATTCATTAGGAGCTGGGTTTGCTCTTCAAGTGGGAAAGGCATTGGCTAGACAAGGGATGTATGTAGAGACTCATTTGTTCAATCCGCCTTCGGTTTCGATAGCACCGACTTTGAGGGATATTAGAGAGACAGCGGGATTTGTTTGGAACAGGTTTATGTCAATGCTTCACTTGAGGAATGATCAAAGTGTTGTTGAAGTTAAACAAAGTGAAGTAGTAGTTGGGGATACTGAGAGGAGTACTATTGATTTTGGGTTGAAGAAGTGGATACCAAGCTTTTCGGGTTTGATGAATCGCAGTGGGGGTTTGAGAAAATGGTTGCCTCATCTGTATGTGAACAAAAGTGACTACATCTGTTGCTATTATGCTGACCTTGACGAGGGAATAGAAGGAAACAATGCTGGTGAAAAGAAGAACGTGTGTCGGATAACAAATGGGCAAGTAGCAGCCAAGCTGTTTGTGATGCCGAAGCGAAATCAAAGGTTTCTAGAGGCACATAGTTTAGAGCAATGGTGGTCTGAAGATTTGGAACTTCAGATGGCTCTCCGTAACAGTAAGCTTATCAGCAGGCAACTGAGATCCTTGTATAGCGTTCCAGGTCCTCAACTAGCACTTGCTAGATAA
- the LOC101297700 gene encoding mitochondrial substrate carrier family protein ucpB-like → MRRFVIRIFLFGQSSGKVGGPPKLTERNSEGGSEICVPENLGFLSGRMKADEKPRWGLVSPSGVAYHFGTSGLSVAVATVVTHPLDVLKVRLQMQLVGQKGPLTGMGRLFLQVFKNEGPRFLYLGLTPALTRSVLYGGLRLGLYEPSKYACNWAFGSNNVFVKIGSAGFSGAVATALTNPVEVLKVRLQMNPNLRKGAARELRAIISEEGVKALWKGVGPAMARAATLTASQLATYDETKRMLIRLTPLEEGFHLHLTSSTVAGLVSTLLTAPVDMIKTRLMLQQESERVGSYRNGFHCAYQVLRTEGPRGLYKGSLAMFARLGPQTTITFVVCEQLRELVGMKAI, encoded by the exons ATGCGTCGTTTTGTCATCCGAATTTTCTTATTCGGACAGAGCAGCGGAAAAGTCGGAGGCCCTCCAAAGTTGACGGAGAGAAACTCGGAGGGAGGAAGCGAAATCTGCGTCCCGGAAAATCTGGGCTTTCTTTCAG GGAGAATGAAAGCGGATGAGAAGCCGAGGTGGGGGTTGGTGTCACCGTCCGGTGTGGCCTATCATTTCGGTACAAGTGGACTCTCCGTTGCGGTGGCTACCGTAGTAACTCACCCTTTAG ATGTGCTCAAAGTGAGGCTGCAAATGCAACTTGTTGGGCAGAAAGGTCCTCTTACTGGAATG GGTCGATTGTTTCTTCAAGTTTTTAAGAATGAAGGACCGAGGTTTTTGTATCTGGGATTGACGCCTGCATTGACAAGGTCCGTGCTTTATGGAGGTCTCCGTCTAGGCTTGTATGAACCCTCAAAGTATGCCTGCAATTGGGCATTTGGGTCCAACAATGTTTTTGTTAAGATTGGATCCGCAGGATTCAGTGGTGCAGTTGCAACTGCACTGACGAATCCGGTTGAGGTTTTGAAG GTGCGACTACAGATGAATCCGAACTTGAGGAAAGGAGCAGCCAGAGAACTCCGTGCAATCATTTCTGAAGAGGGAGTGAAAGCTCTTTGGAAGGGAGTTGGACCTGCTATGGCTAGAGCTGCTACATTGACTGCATCACAACTTGCAACCTATGATGAAACGAAGCGG ATGTTGATTAGATTGACACCACTTGAAGAAGGATTCCATCTACATCTCAC CTCGAGCACAGTTGCAGGCTTGGTGAGTACCCTCCTGACAGCACCCGTAGACATGATAAAAACCCGTCTCATGCTGCAACAGGAATCCGAAAGAGTTGGAAGCTATAGAAATGGATTTCATTGTGCATATCAG GTCTTGCGTACAGAAGGCCCAAGAGGTCTTTACAAGGG GAGCCTTGCAATGTTTGCAAGATTGGGTCCACAAACGACAATTACCTTTGTAGTCTGTGAGCAGCTACGTGAGCTTGTTGGAATGAAAGCAATCTAA
- the LOC101308531 gene encoding U1 small nuclear ribonucleoprotein C-like, whose product MPRYYCDYCDTYLTHDSPSVRKQHNAGYKHKANVRQYYQQFEEQQNQSLIDQKIKELIGQNAAYGQVGAAYNQHLMARPRMPILPNPMMQQMPGGPPMAPGGIRIPVLPRPPMGAPGVYQPMMQMMAPPGAPGMPGQVNMPMRPPTLSAPPSVPGSAPPNASNGAPSVAAPPMYQPNPTAPSTGGYDSFNLNAQPPESSQ is encoded by the exons ATGCCTCG GTACTACTGCGATTACTGCGATACGTATTTGACTCACGATTCG CCTTCGGTTCGAAAGCAGCACAATGCGGGTTACAAACACAAG GCAAATGTGCGGCAGTACTACCAGCAATTTGAGGAGCAACAGAATCAGAGTTTGATTGACCAGAAGATCAAGGAACTTATTGGCCAAAATGCAGCCTACGGGCAAGTTGGCGCTGCTTACAATCAACATCTAATGGCTCGGCCTCGCATGCCTATTCTACCAAATCCTATGATGCAACAAATGCCGGGAGGTCCACCAATGGCCCCAGGGGGGATTAGGATTCCTGTTTTGCCTAGACCGCCAATGGGTGCTCCAG GGGTATACCAACCAATGATGCAAATGATGGCTCCACCTGGGGCTCCTGGGATGCCTGGTCAAGTAAATATGCCCATGAGGCCTCCAACTTTGAGTGCTCCACCATCAGTTCCTGGCAGCGCACCACCCAATGCTTCTAATGGTGCTCCTTCTGTGGCTGCACCCCCTATGTATCAACCTAATCCAACAGCACCATCAACCGGAGGCTATGATAGTTTCAATTTGAATGCACAGCCTCCTGAATCTAGTCAGTGA